Genomic DNA from Mycobacteroides chelonae CCUG 47445:
CTCCGCCATCGCCACCCCCGCCTAACCCCAGCACCGGTGTCGAAACCACGCCAACGACCACTGAGGCGCCGCCGGTGCCCACCACGACTGAGGCGCCCACCCCGGTGCCCACTACGGGTCAGGGTCCCGGGGGGTCGGGGAACGGCGGCAAGAGCGTCACCTACAGCGTGGGTGGTCAGGGCGGCGGGGTCAATGTCGCCTATATGACGGACAACGACTATGTGCGTGTGTCGAATATTTCGCAGCCGTGGGCAGTCTCGGTGACGATTACACGTCGGGACGTTCCGCTGACCATGAATGTCACCATGGTCGGTGAGGGCACCATCAGCTGTTCTATCACCGTTGACGGAGTGACCGTCGCCCAAAGCAGCACCGACGTGTTCGCCGTCGTGTGCCAGGCGCCTATGCCGGGCTAGTGTCCCTGGGTCTTGAGGCGCTCGAACGACGCGGTGACCTCGGCTTCGGCCTCGGCGCGGCCCACCCAGTCGGCGGCCTCGACGAACTTGCCGGGCTCGAGGTCCTTGTAGTGCACGAAAAAGTGCTTGATGGCGTCCAGCTCGAAGCTCGACACGTCACCGATGTCCTGGATGTGATCCCAGCGCGGATCGCCCGCGGGCACACACAGCACCTTGTCGTCGCCGCCGCCGTCGTCGACCATCTTGAACATGCCGACGGGCCGTGCCTCGACGATCACGCCCGGGAAGACGGGCTCGGGCAGGAGCAGCAGGGCGTCTAGCGGATCGCCGTCCTCACCGAGGGTGTTCTCGATGAAGCCGTAATCGGTGGGGTAGGCCATCGGCGTGTAGAGGTAGCGGTCCAGACGCACCCGGCCGGTCACGTGATCGACCTCGTACTTGTTGCGCTGACCCTTGGGGATCTCGATGGTGACGTCGAACTCCACACCCGCTCCTTGAATGTCGGTGGTACTTAGCCTGTCAAGTCTGTCTGTCAGTCTTCGCGCAAGCGCTCGTCCAGCGGGCACCAGGATAGCGATACCCTGCAGAGCATGGTCACCGCCAGGGCACTTGATCCGCGTCGCTGGCGGCGCTCTACCCATGTCCTGCTCGCCGTCGCCGTCGTGCTGGCGATTGCCGCGTTGGTGCTCGTGGCCTCGCTGACCACCGGAGCCGCCACCTCCCATCAATTGCAGGGCGCCGATCCGGAGCCGGTACTCGTCACCCCCAAACCCGGCGTTGTTCCGGTTT
This window encodes:
- a CDS encoding MmpS family transport accessory protein; translation: MTDPAWQEYPQEPWPPGEPIPYPEDPKPPKWPWIVAGVSILAVLAIALTAILVVTRRTEVAAPTTVTVTPSTTWTGPNDVPLPSITTTEPPPPSPPPPNPSTGVETTPTTTEAPPVPTTTEAPTPVPTTGQGPGGSGNGGKSVTYSVGGQGGGVNVAYMTDNDYVRVSNISQPWAVSVTITRRDVPLTMNVTMVGEGTISCSITVDGVTVAQSSTDVFAVVCQAPMPG
- a CDS encoding inorganic diphosphatase, producing MEFDVTIEIPKGQRNKYEVDHVTGRVRLDRYLYTPMAYPTDYGFIENTLGEDGDPLDALLLLPEPVFPGVIVEARPVGMFKMVDDGGGDDKVLCVPAGDPRWDHIQDIGDVSSFELDAIKHFFVHYKDLEPGKFVEAADWVGRAEAEAEVTASFERLKTQGH